The following DNA comes from Dermacentor andersoni chromosome 2, qqDerAnde1_hic_scaffold, whole genome shotgun sequence.
ttctgagcattaggcacgccgtagtgggggactccggaaatttcgatcacctgtgGTTCTTTGACGTGCGCATAAatcttaagtacacgggtgttttcgctcccatcgaaatgcggccgccgtgaccgggattcgatcccgcgacctcgggctcagcagcccaacaccacagccactgagcaaccaccgtGGGTAAGTTATTATCgatagaacatgccgatgggtgcgcgacaaatataggaagtccgactcgccgcgaccgcatagcgagcgaatgtgttcgccccatgctggacactaacgcctggtcgttcgcgcgtgcTGTCACGTGAACGGTAGCGCGTttaacgatcgtgttcgtccatcccGGTATAAGCCTCGCGAAACGGtattgcagaagcatggatcggcgcacgcgcggaacgtccgcgccgcttgccgatccGGAGCCAAAGGCCAAAGTGCAAGAGTCTACTCCCCGTCGCGCCCGACTAACTCTGCCATTAGGTGGCGCTAGCAGCGCAacgctcgcgccatctctcgtactaccctggAAGCATACATACTGTCGCCTTAAAgtcacgcggcgaagccggagtACAGGAGAcgcgagctatgcgggaaaaagcatatcaggggacgcgtgagaatCGCGCATCCCcactatctatctgtctatctatctatctatcaatctatcaatcaatctatctatctatctatctatctatctatctatctatctatctatctatctatctatctatctatctatctatctatctatctatctatctatctatctatctatttttttAAAGAGCAACATCATAATATCTAGCCTCATTCCAGTGAAGCCAGGTCCGGCATTTCAAGACCGCGTTTAGTGTCAATTTATTAAGATCTCCTTACAGTTCTCAACCTTCACTCTTAGCTGTCGTCCTGTCGAGCCTGTGAAGTCGTGTGGTCTCAACAACGTCGAAATTGCGTTGTCGGTACACTCTTTTTTCATACTTCGCCCGAAATGGCGTTACGGCGACTCATCGCGAGTGAGAGAACTCACTTCACCTTTGTCCGCCATGGTGATGAGCGAGTGGCGCCCGAGGTAAGCGTCGAGGCCCTTCGATGACGAGGAGGGCCGATGGGACGGCCTTACAGCGGGCGCGGTCAGAGGAACGCCGGTTTCGACTAGCAAACTGTGTCGAGTCTGGTTCATGACAGCAAGAAGCTGAGCGGGTGGATGCCTGAACACTTGTTGTTGTAACCTGTggtgcgtgtggctcctacccacgatggggtattggccaagaaatgggtggattattcgaaattattatggagcataaacttcctaatagctattgaaatagcattgaatagcgcagtattacctgttaaataaaatcaggaaggtcatattgaatgagtaatatttaatttaaaagtaaaaacaataagaaaagaatttagcagggcattcatttagattccgtaaggaatgttcggacagcgaagcatgcatccctgtggctgaatcccaaagtggacgctccgaacgaaagaactgcaggttctgtcaagtccaggccaattcttcgaaaaggtatttccaaccatctttttctcaccgcagtaaagcggcgacaaggtagaagaaagtggtgtatcgtctcttcctcattacaaaaagaacagaggggggagggaaccaaacccgacctgtgtaaatagaaattcagcgggagtatgcggcagcgtaatttggtgaggcagacctcaagcatctttgtgtcacaggattcgctatgccggggaaatgccaggtgcttttactctggagaagcagtcaaatgtgggtttgataaggctaatcttattgatcgcatccgaaatcttgccgccgtgatctgtgctgtcactggtagaatagaaagaacagggccggatagtgatgcattcgccagtgaatcagcagtttaattaaaaaacaaacctttatgccctggcacccaaatcTTCTTGCTCCTCAAACcatggcgcttacccactacgggtGATTTGTCCAGAAGCTGTTGGTTGAAGGTGGGTGGGATGCTCGCAAAAGAGAGATGAAAACATGGACGATAATAATAAGTTACGTAGACGAGAAACGAGACAAGGAAGAGTGAAAATTTTTGCAATAATACTATAGCACACTAAATAAAGAGGTTCACTTTAACGTGGAAAACGTGTGGCTCATAAGACTGGAAATTTGGGCGCATTAAAGTAAATACAAATACAAACAGGCAATTTCGAGGATGACCCAATTGTTTATGTTGATTGCACCTTATCCTTCCTCCTGCTGAATTTTTCTTACctttatttttctatctttctatcAAAGAAAGTACATGGCGATGGTAGTCGCTGAAGTAATTCTACCATCATCGCCATAGCTTttttaaaagtgctacagtgaAACTGTCGTTCCTTGATTTCTGCTTCAAGAAACTGAAATTGCTCAACCACACAGCTTAATCCCGACGTAATTATCTTGCAAAAAACCTGTCTTACTCCTGATGATATGTTTCCTTTTAAAGTTTTTCGGTTAGATCACCTTTCACTTCGAGGTGGTTTAATCATTTCGTTGTCACCTAAATTCTGTCACAAGGTGAAAATATCTTTTCAGTTAATATCCCcagaatgtgaaattttggcaaTGGGCCTCAGCATCCCACGTTACCGTtaattttcaattataaatgcatGTTTTCCTATGAACGTTCGCAATACACACCAATTGGATAGTGTGCTCGCAAAATGCAAAAAGGAAGTCATCGTTACCggtgacttcaactcgcatcacgtgtcaTGGGGATACAGCCAATCCCCGTCAGTGGGTACGCGCCAAACACATCAAGGTCATCATCATACAGAATAGACGCTTGCGGAACGCATCTATGGGACTGGACCATAGATAAATATCTCTCCGGTCCAAATATGAGACGACCTACATTTGCCCGTGCGTAATCTCGCTCGGTATTAGATTTGACTTTTTCTAGCACAAGTGTTACCGTGACATCTTGGACTACAGTTGCTTTCTGTTAAAGCACTCATTATCTTCCGGTGTTCTTCGAAGTTGCATGCCCATTAAGATCAGTTGAAAGACAAGGTAGAACATTGGTTAATTGCAAAAGGTTTAAAGATTGCATGCACTGCACGATTGCGTCATTTACTAGCGGTAATAATGAAGAAATTGGCTTGGGCATTTGCTCAGCCCTACAGATATACCGAAAAAAAGTCTGAGTTCATAATTCAGTCAGCTAAACGTGACTCGTCTAACCACTGGTGGAGTACTGAGTGTACATGAGATTATCGAAGAAGGGAAGctggttgaaaaaaaagaaaacatttacgaaactgccgcgcgactggccgctcgaggcagtttgcgtgtattcgcgggcttcattcacgctcggaaaacacttttattcAGTAcgcattgagaaacagaaagctgtatcgggagttttctcattgacactttccatcGAAGTATAATAAttaagaagttgattaatcaAATAATCAATactaatgatctaattaggcggaatgcaagaaataatctgagtatctctgagccacgacaaacaacattaccttggttctgtccagctacgtagcatttgtatatatttaaagtttggctcaagttaagcGAAACACCCTGCATGTAAAGCCGATAACATCattgaacatacaattttaaTAAATCGGTTTCAGGGCCACTGCTTTCCAGGTTATATTTGTAGCACGGGTGAATGAATTTTTAGGAGAGAGGGAATTCTATTGTTTTCAAAGTGGCTTTTCTTGtaaacacaagcaaacaagaggGTGTGTCTCAGGGATCGGTACTTTCACCAGTTTtgtttaatattttactgagcagaataCCTGTTCACCCAGGTGAGACTACAAACGTTTATGATGACGACAttgctttttttaaatatatgtcTAGCGACATTCATTCCCTTTACGGAATTTTGGAGTCATATCTAAAGGCTGGCTGGATAATTTACATTTAAACCAGAACGCTAATAAGCGTGCTATTCTTGTTTTTTCCCGTTGAAGACCCAGTACACATGTCGCATAGCTATCATCTCGAAGGTATCCCACAAGTAGAATCACTCGAGTACCTTGGTGTTACTTATAACCGATCTTTTAACTGGCGGCCGCATATTaaatatattgcgacaaaaggagtTCGTGCAATGGGAATTTCGCGTAACTTGAGCAGTCGAAGGTTAGGTATGCGAAGAAAATTTTGATAGCATATAAAATGTATGATCGTCTGATATTAGAATTTCACTGTGTTTTATTGTGAGGTGTTCCGCCGTACAAGCTTCGGCTACTTGTTTTATGAGAACGAGGGGCACTACATACGTTTGTGCTTAGGACTTCCAAAATTCGTTGCGTATGCCGTATTATACTTCCAAGCGAGAATCTCACCCATTttatgccgatttcaccttctgaccGTCCGGACTTTCTTGAGATTATATGAATCGCCCTTAACCTGTCCTAAAGTCATTTCCATCTCCaatccagaattttttttttctcgttcactGGCTCAGGTTTCATGCACCACAAATTATACTTGTGAGAACATTACCTGAGTCACTAAATGTACAGTcgcgagcaaaagtttggagaccacggcatcagcaaaaaaaaaaaaaaaaaaatcgaaatataTTCAAGCGCAGCACCGCGGCCTGGTATTGGTTTAATACATTGTATTCGTCAAACATGCGCGCGTACGCGCGCTCTTGATTTCAGCCGGAATGCCCAGGCTGCGATAAAAAATTAAATATCGCGGCACCTTTGGTCCCCAAACTTTTGATCGCGACTGTAAAAATTCGCGATGTGCTTAGCAGTAAGACGCATTGAAATTCCTTGGAAATTACGTtgacgacatttttttttccaaaccACGCATAAGTACTACCTTACGACATCTTAAACGGCATATTACAAGATAATCTAAACACACCATCAACAAACATTATCATTGCGACAGATGCATCGCAGTTCGAGGAAAAGGCTGACATTGAAATATGTTGCcctgcactcgactggtctttttcattaaggttgcctgattttgtgcttATTTTTATGGCGAGTTTATAGCAGCGATTCTCGCTTTAGTgtattaggcgtcgccttcacgcgcaaatatttgcacattattggacggacagactcccccgactgttcagtgtgtggcgctatagagactatagaccatgtgctcgtggtgtgccctgagtatgcgcgcgaaagactgacaatggcagatacgttgagacatttacacaatggaccactgtcggaggacttCTTGCTATgtgcatggccacagagttggcagacgacagagacaatgcgtgctctttcacgtttcctaggtgacacgggcctggactcacgcctgtgataccagttgtgtaatgtgtccttcacctcgttcctcccattatcctcccccattgtgacccttttcttcccctcttccccttcccttacgtagagtagcaggtcagatgctccattatccggccgacctctctacattttccagtcattagaatacttcttcttcttctcgctTTAGGTAAATTAGACCCAACGACTATAACAGCTGCTATTCTTATTGATTCACTAACCTGTGTGCTCTTTCCTTACCGCGTCTTGTGATTAGCCTACGTTAAATCTCTTTCACTTGCTAGTTCCATTCCATCAGCAATGTCTTCATTTGATTAGGATACCCGGTCATAAAGGTTTATTTTTTAATGAAATAACCGATTCATTGGCGAAGACGTCTGTTTTCGACCCAGTCCTTCCtcttctaccagtgacagcacagataaCGGCGGctagatttcggatgcgatctGTTATGATAGCACCCCCAGTACTGACTGCTTCTTCAGATGATAAGCACATGGCATTCCTCTGGCGTAGTGAATCCTGTAACACATAGACGCTTGAGGTTTCCCCGCTGCAAAATTCGTGAACCCATGTAGTTATTTAACCTTCGACCGTGTAGTCGAGTCTATATGTTTATCTGTTGTGTCTGCTTCGCAAATTTTTTCACAGCTTCCTCAATCACGCGCATCTACGTCATCCCACCGACGCGCAAATTCCACCGCACTAGGCATCCATACCAAATTGCGCGCTCACGTGCTCGCACTACCACCCTTCGCTACCTTGTTTTTCATCATGCAGCagtggactggaatggccttccccgagACATTGCAGCAATCACATGTCCATCGAGTTTTACAGAAAATTTCACAGCACACTGTTCCACATGAAGACTTATTTGTAACCTTCATTTGCTAGCCCACCCCTTTTTAATACCCCCTAAACGGGGGTCTTAAAGGTAATAAAgcgatgtgatgtgatgtgatacATTCCGCACCTTGCGCAATGAGGTGCGCACTTCCTCTTCTTTATTCCTTGTGAGATGTGTGACAAGCAGATGAGCCCAATCGTCATAGCCACCCTCGTTCGATCACCCCGGCAAGCTCTGCCTGCTGGCATGGATGGTTCGACCAATGTGAGTGGGGGGCAAGTACGAGCTGCTCTTACGCACGCATGTAGACAAATAAGCTATTTTGGTGTCCTTGTCTTTAGGCAGATCAGCTTACGTGCTTCTCTATTTCAAAGGGGGGAGAGGTCGCAAGATATTGGTGGATTGAGTGCGGAGGTATGCGAAACTTCTGGAGGGCTTAAACAAAAAGGGGCGTCACATGATTTTATCCGACCACGCTGTGCCTGCTATTGTACAAAGATTGTGGTCGCGTATACGTCATTTCTGTCGCCTGGCGAACGGAGGAGCGTGGCAGTAGCGTGgcattcttcttccttcttttttgggggggaggggggggggggggaggggggggggggaggggaaagcGGGGGTGATACTATATACAGCGCTAGGATTTGACTACGTGGGTATGTATAATTTTGATCAGCTAGGGCCCCCTGTCGCACACGGGCCCCTTAACACGCGGGATTATTCTTTCCTCCcgcctaaaaaaataaaaataaaacgagacCGTAGTGCTCGGCATGTCAACGACAGAAACACATGTAAAATCAGCACCTTGTGTCGCCACTTGTGTCATAGCGCGCAGTGCTGCTCCAAAGTCATGATATGTCATTAGGCTCAACGAAGTCTTTAATACGCCAGTTTTCGGTGGTAGCGGGCTGAGAATGACTTGACTAAAGTAAGAAGGCCTGTAATGACCAGGGGAGCTGTTCTGTAactgtccacctagtggacatgcccaCTAGGTGCAAACACATCTCAAGCAAACATATCtctctgtgttctgtgtactacgcagacaaacagcagtggtgatcACAAAGTAGCGTTTAGCATCCGCTCACCACTCtggtgttagactaaacgttgaagaaatgaagcttTCGCCGTCAAAATCACCGCTAATCATCGTCATTCAAAGCCTctagcacggaaagcttcgcttaaatctGTACTCATATGCTTGTAcggtttgcctttttttttctaaacatcatgtattgtatcggggaggcgagagcccgtcaagctggatatctagctttttctctccccctcccacatcgttgggatggaaaataaaggcattattattattattattattattattattattataaatcgattcccacagtgcgtggattctgcataatttttcttcgTGTGACGTTCTGCAGGGGCCGATCTCGCAGTCCGAGCAGGAGGCGAACCACTGGCTCGTGGCGGTCGCCATCGCGTTTTCGGTGTTCATCATTGTGCTGGCGGCCGCGCTCGAACTCCAGTTCTACTACCCGGGGATCGTGCCGCGCTTCGGCCGCAGCAGGCGACTCCTGCGCAGTGCCGAGGGCAACGCCAGCGGagggaccaccaccaccacggggTCGGTGCCGCGTGCCTTGCTGAGGCCCTGCGGCACGGCGGGCTGCGACCGCTACGCGCGGCTCTTCGTCAGCCAGCTGAACCGGAGCGTGGACCCGTGCCAGGACCTGCGTGCCTTCTCCTGCGTCGTGCGACCACGCTGGCGGCACTCGCTTAGGGACGAAGTGGTCGAGAACGCGTCCCGCGCTGCCATGGCCAATGCCGCGGTGTCCGGCAGCAGCGGCTCGGCGGTGGCCAAGACGAGCACGTTCTACAggacgtgcgtggcgagcaaaaCGCCTCTGGACCTGCAGTCCTTGCGGGCGTTTTTGGCGACCGCGGCCGCTGACGCCGAGTCGACGATGCCCGAAGGCTCCAAAGCCTTTCAGGTTTGTCGTGTGCACTGTTACCGCGGACAAACAATATTGCAGGCACGAACTGTTTTTCACTAGCACCAAACCCTTTCAGGAATGGGGAACTGTTGAACTGTTTTGTTGCAGTGCGGAGGTGTGAGCTGTGACAACTTTCATCATTTCTCTTGGCTTCCATTTCTATATGAAACTCGCCGCGAAGTAAAGTGGCCTGTTTGTTATATATACATCGATGCGCTACATTAAAGTGCGAGTGGGCTTCGCAGTCGAGGTTGGTTCGCAGTGTGTAATAGTTTTCAACACTCTTCGGGAAATCTTTTAGAAAATTTCAGTTGGACCAGAATGATTTCACTTGCCTGCCTGCGTGTTCGAGGAAGTGAAAAGCAAGAAAAGGACAGAAAATGACAAAAATGCCGGCGGCCATTCGTAACAGCACTGTACTAAGCTGTGTACTAGTGAAGAAAAATAATAgtaaaagcatatatatatatatatatatatatatatatatatatatatatatatatatatatatatatatatatatatatatatattactgggTCAAAAGCGTTTGGTTCGACAGACTCCCTGATCAATATCGTAGACTGTAAAAAACTACCACTGACAGTATGACGGAACAGGAACAGGTTATTCGAATGGGAAAGGACCAATGGAGTTCCTCCTATCGCGAACATCCTGTATAAACTGACGGATGGTTCTCGCTGGCAATTAACCAAAGTCGCCAATACCAAACAGCGTTATTCCCACTGACTCTGTGGGAAAAATATTCTTAAGAAGGTGAATTTATCTTCAAGTGAGGCTTCTGAACAGTTACCCCAGTTATCGATTTTTTTATTGAGTGAATGTCTTGCTTTTCATTCAGGTTATGTCGAAGATGGCGGCACGGTATGGAAACGGCATCCTCTTTCGCCTCGGCACAGGATTTGTGCCGGAGAATGACTCCAGGATAGAAAGGCCGGCGCTTGTAATGGGCCTGAACACTGACTTCAAGCGCTGGATGCAGAAAGCCAAGAGGAGCACCAAGGTCGATGCACACCAGAAGGTTGTTGACTTAGTCCTCAGTCTGAGCATGTCACGAGACGACTTTGGTTGGCGCAACGCGTCGGACGACGTGATGGCAGCGCTGGGGATTGTCAAGGAAATCTGGAAAAGTCACAACGTGTCCAGGAGCCAACGGTCTCTTACGAATGTGGCTCAGATGGGTGCGGCACTTACGAACGTAAAGCCGGCCGTGCTGCTTGCACAACTGAGGTGGTGGGGTGCCTCCTATTCCAAAGAACATCCGGTTGTGCTCGAGCAGAGTGGCGTCCTGTCCTTCCTGAACGCCGCGCTGGGACGCGTGAGTGAGCGACGCATGGTGCAATACCTCTTCTGGGAGACTGCGCGCCAGCTATCCGCCTTCTTTCTGCAGACCGATCCCCCGCACCTGGATCACGTGTGCTACATCAAGACCGTCGAACTGTTCGGGCCTGCGGCTGCTCTGGCACCCGTGATCTGGCACCAAGTGAGCGCCGAAGCCGTTGTGAGCGCCGAGACCACTTTCGCCAGCGTGCTCAAGGCGTCCGAAGACGAGATCTAcgcggcaggcgcgcgcagcatGGCAGAGGCGAAGCGCATGAGAGCTCTCGGAAGACGTCTCAGCCAGGTTCGCCTCGCGGTAGCCTACCCGGAGGACGTTCGCGACCTGCAGGCGTTAAACGAGAAGCTGGCGCACGTTCCCGGCATGTCCGAGGTCTTCTTCACCAACTTGCTGGCCGCTCAGGAGTCCTCGTGGAACCGCAAGAAGGGGAACCCGTCTTTGCCGACTCCACTGCGGCCGAGACCCCGCTACGACGGGCAGCGCAACGAGATCACGCTTCCCATAGACTTCCTGATTCCGCCGTGGTTCTCGCCGGACGCTCCGCCTTCTGCACGCTTGGCTACGATTGGCTTGTCGCTATCTCTGGTCCTGTGGCGTGCCGTCGCGGCGCAGAGAGTGTACGACGTGGGCGAGTCCACACGACTTTTGCTGGCTCGACGGCACGTATACAACCGAACGTGCTTTGCAGGCAGTGCTATTCTTCGCGGCACAGATGACGCCTTCCGTATGCTTGCCGTCATCGCGGTGGCCAGGGCGTTGAAGCAGggcgacaacagcagcagcgatgGCAGCGCCGGGATTCCCGGCCACTCGGCGGAATCCGCGAGGGACGATCTCGAGCTGTTGCTGGTGTCTTGCTGCCTTTCGATGTGCGGGCCTCACAACAGCGATATTTGCGCAGCCGTGATGGAGACACCGCAGTTTGGAAGTGTTTTCCGTTGCGCACGAAAAAGCGATGTTGATCGCGCAAATTGTTCTGAGCATTGACTTCTGCCTTTTATGTTACCAGAAATATTTCCGATTACATATGCAGTACACTTTTGATAACTTAATATGTGAATAGATCCTGCAATTTCATTCTATATATATCTTCGGGATGGATTTAGTTCGCTGTCATGTTTATGAATGCTAATTGCCATGTATGTGGTAGCGTCACGTGCTGTCGATATCGACAGGAAGTCACGCTTCCATGTAGTCGCATGACCCGATCACGATTGCTTATAAGGCTGACATGTTTCTCTTCTGGCCGTTCTCATTTGTACTTCCGTTCTTGCTGGGCGATGTAGCGATAAACTGTTTTACTACTGCTCTACTATACATGTTtaaaaaaatgacgtacagcgcgaaggacaaggactgtgaGAGATGACATATACACAGCGCTACCAACATTACCAACTAGCttaagcaaccaccctagttctaCTATACGTTCGTCTCCGAATCCCTGCGACACAATACTAATCATCGGAAGTGCTTTCTCTCTGTCAAGCGGCTCCATGTTAGATCCAACTTCAAGGTTGCGCGCTGCGAAATATTCACCATTTTTTAACAGCTGGACAGCCCATCAGAACTAAGCGACGTTCAAGAAATTTACCATGTGCTAGATGTGACGTTGACGTGATGAGTTTCTTGAGAGTACTAGCCGAATTTAGACAGGAGCGTTCGTCTGGGCATGGCTCCCGAGATGGGCGCGCGCTGGCAGTTTCTTCTACGTGTCGGAGCAAAATTTGCCATTCTCGCGGGGAGAGAGAGTTAATTCAGTGGCCGGCATTGTCTGATCCTCCTCTCCACCGCGGTGCTCGCACCCGAGGCCGTTTCATGGATCGAGGAGGTTTTCGCGCGCTCCGGTACTTTTTCTGCGGCTTGGATGAGGCGAGGAAAATGATTTCGCGTTGCTACGTGAAGCCTTACTGAttgaagcacggcagcagcagcgagcgaagtgacctttgtccatcgcttcaacgcacgagtggcgagaacacagcgcgcaaaaaggtatgagccgtctgcagctCCCTTTCAAGATAGGGCATGCGCGACCGCGTagggccgtgcaaagtacgcatttGCTGCTGGTGTCGAAGCCTGCCCCCTTAACCTCCTGCGCTGCCTCCCCGCATTCCTGCGTATATGGAGCGCGAGATTCAGCCGTGGTTGTCAGTTCTGCTTGCGCCCGGTCCCGAAATGCGCAGTTGTTGCAGGAGCACACCATCGCCCACCTTCCCTCCCTCTCATCGCCCCACGGCCTTtcacgcgacggaagacagcgcgttCGCTCACCACTTTCTCTCTTCGCGATGGCCGGCTTCTCTTGcgtgctttcattcgcacatgcagcatacgacgcgcggcgacggcgttATCGCCATTGGAGtaaacggaacatcacggcgtTGGCGACGCCGCGACAAAAATGCggctggaatgtccatataattgctatcaaaataaaaaaaaggacgtGCTGTCTGCCTAGAGCATATAAATTTTTAAATAAAGAATGCGAAGGCGAAGACTTTTCTTGTGTAATAAAAAGCATTGAAAAGtgcgcagatcccacgcactacGTGGCTTGGCTCCGCCTTGTTTGTAAGCGGCTGCC
Coding sequences within:
- the LOC126540544 gene encoding uncharacterized protein — encoded protein: MSKMAARYGNGILFRLGTGFVPENDSRIERPALVMGLNTDFKRWMQKAKRSTKVDAHQKVVDLVLSLSMSRDDFGWRNASDDVMAALGIVKEIWKSHNVSRSQRSLTNVAQMGAALTNVKPAVLLAQLRWWGASYSKEHPVVLEQSGVLSFLNAALGRVSERRMVQYLFWETARQLSAFFLQTDPPHLDHVCYIKTVELFGPAAALAPVIWHQVSAEAVVSAETTFASVLKASEDEIYAAGARSMAEAKRMRALGRRLSQVRLAVAYPEDVRDLQALNEKLAHVPGMSEVFFTNLLAAQESSWNRKKGNPSLPTPLRPRPRYDGQRNEITLPIDFLIPPWFSPDAPPSARLATIGLSLSLVLWRAVAAQRVYDVGESTRLLLARRHVYNRTCFAGSAILRGTDDAFRMLAVIAVARALKQGDNSSSDGSAGIPGHSAESARDDLELLLVSCCLSMCGPHNSDICAAVMETPQFGSVFRCARKSDVDRANCSEH